Proteins encoded together in one Thermophilibacter immobilis window:
- a CDS encoding YraN family protein, which translates to MLALERDWRCAVGEVDVVAEDEGTPVLVLVKTARRLGEGSDLMPELAIDKAEQARCRRLALLWLAVHPEAEGVRVDVIALNIVGERCARLRHLIGAYSWEE; encoded by the coding sequence TTGCTTGCGCTCGAGCGCGACTGGCGGTGCGCCGTGGGGGAGGTCGACGTCGTGGCCGAGGACGAGGGCACGCCCGTCCTCGTGCTCGTGAAGACCGCTCGCAGGCTCGGGGAGGGCTCCGACCTTATGCCCGAGCTCGCCATCGACAAGGCGGAGCAGGCCAGGTGCCGCAGGCTCGCCCTGCTCTGGCTCGCGGTGCATCCCGAGGCCGAGGGCGTCCGCGTGGACGTCATCGCCCTCAACATCGTCGGCGAGCGCTGCGCACGCCTGCGCCACCTCATCGGCGCCTACAGCTGGGAGGAGTAG